The Streptomyces sp. Mut1 genome window below encodes:
- a CDS encoding 3-oxoacyl-ACP reductase, with amino-acid sequence MSLPLDGLTAVVTGAGRGLGRAEALELARLGAAVVVNDYGQPGRDGSGAASAAPAEEVAEEIRAAGGRAAAHLGDVSDHEQARALVELAVETYGQLDILVNNAGILRDRMIFSMTEDEWDSVIRVHLKGHYNTTHFAAAHWRARSKAVGGPVHGRVVNTSSEAFLAGSAGQPNYAAAKGGIVGLTTSTALALGRYGVTANVICPRARTRMTEDVFAGFEEPGDGRLDALAPEHVSPLVGYLASPAAAHVNGQLLVVHGGMVAVMERPRVAAKFDAAKDAFSFEELDEALTPYYADRPPNETFAAAEVLALKRG; translated from the coding sequence ATGTCACTTCCCCTGGACGGACTGACCGCGGTCGTCACCGGCGCCGGTCGCGGCCTCGGACGCGCCGAGGCGCTGGAACTCGCCCGGCTCGGCGCCGCCGTCGTCGTCAACGACTACGGGCAGCCGGGCCGCGACGGCTCGGGCGCGGCGTCGGCCGCCCCGGCCGAGGAGGTCGCCGAGGAGATCAGGGCGGCGGGCGGCCGGGCCGCCGCCCACCTCGGCGACGTCTCCGACCACGAGCAGGCCCGCGCCCTGGTGGAGCTGGCCGTCGAGACGTACGGGCAGCTCGACATTCTCGTCAACAACGCGGGCATCCTGCGCGACCGGATGATCTTCTCGATGACCGAGGACGAGTGGGACTCGGTGATACGGGTCCATCTCAAGGGCCACTACAACACCACGCACTTCGCCGCCGCGCACTGGCGCGCCCGCTCCAAGGCCGTCGGCGGCCCGGTCCACGGCCGCGTCGTGAACACCTCGTCGGAGGCGTTCCTCGCCGGATCGGCCGGCCAGCCCAACTACGCGGCGGCCAAGGGTGGCATCGTCGGCCTGACCACCTCCACCGCCCTCGCCCTGGGCCGGTACGGCGTCACCGCGAACGTGATCTGCCCGCGCGCCCGGACCAGGATGACCGAGGACGTCTTCGCGGGCTTCGAGGAGCCGGGGGACGGCCGGCTCGACGCCCTGGCCCCCGAACACGTCTCCCCACTCGTCGGCTACCTCGCCTCACCGGCCGCCGCCCATGTCAACGGGCAGCTGCTCGTGGTGCACGGCGGGATGGTCGCGGTCATGGAACGCCCCCGGGTGGCCGCGAAGTTCGACGCGGCCAAGGACGCGTTCTCCTTCGAGGAACTGGACGAGGCGCTGACCCCGTACTACGCGGACCGCCCGCCGAACGAGACGTTCGCGGCGGCCGAGGTGCTGGCCCTCAAACGCGGCTGA
- a CDS encoding Zn-dependent alcohol dehydrogenase: protein MRAAVLHEIGQDKLEVLDDVEAVGFGPGKVRLRIRATGLCHSDVSAMSGVLPQPAPFIPGHEGAGEVIDVGDGVSGLSAGDRVLVCWLPACGSCPACKRGQTHLCLAGFMNAGTPNFKRPGGDVFGFAGTGTFTEEVVVGAGCAVPIPDDVPFEIAALIGCGVTTGLGAAINTARVEAGSSVAVIGCGGVGISTVQGARVQGAAQIVAVDPVASRREAALRFGATEAVSPEEFADAKQRITAGEGFDYVFEVVGKSATARTAYENTRRGGTLCIVGAGALDDNFQVNMFELFFDEKRILPSMYGGGDVLRSYERAIALWRSGRIDLASMITHRVGLDGINDALDQMRTGESLRTCVEL from the coding sequence ATGCGCGCAGCCGTACTGCACGAGATAGGCCAGGACAAGCTCGAAGTCCTCGACGACGTCGAGGCGGTGGGCTTCGGCCCCGGCAAGGTCAGGCTCCGCATCCGGGCCACCGGCCTGTGCCACTCCGACGTGTCCGCGATGAGCGGGGTGCTGCCCCAGCCCGCCCCCTTCATCCCCGGCCACGAGGGCGCCGGCGAGGTCATCGACGTGGGCGACGGGGTGAGCGGGCTGAGCGCGGGCGACCGGGTCCTGGTCTGCTGGCTGCCCGCCTGCGGCTCCTGCCCGGCCTGCAAACGCGGCCAGACCCACCTGTGCCTGGCCGGCTTCATGAACGCCGGCACGCCCAACTTCAAGCGCCCCGGCGGGGACGTCTTCGGCTTCGCGGGCACCGGCACCTTCACCGAGGAGGTCGTCGTCGGCGCCGGCTGCGCGGTGCCGATCCCCGACGACGTCCCGTTCGAGATCGCCGCGCTGATCGGCTGCGGGGTCACCACCGGCCTCGGCGCCGCCATCAACACCGCGCGGGTGGAGGCCGGTTCGTCGGTCGCCGTGATCGGCTGCGGCGGCGTCGGCATCTCCACCGTCCAGGGCGCCCGGGTCCAGGGCGCCGCCCAGATCGTCGCCGTGGACCCGGTCGCCTCCCGGCGCGAGGCCGCGCTCCGCTTCGGCGCGACCGAGGCCGTCTCCCCCGAGGAGTTCGCCGACGCCAAGCAGCGGATCACCGCGGGTGAGGGCTTCGACTACGTCTTCGAGGTCGTCGGCAAGTCCGCCACCGCCCGCACCGCGTACGAGAACACCCGGCGCGGCGGCACCCTCTGCATCGTGGGCGCGGGCGCCCTGGACGACAACTTCCAGGTCAACATGTTCGAGCTGTTCTTCGACGAGAAGCGCATCCTGCCCTCCATGTACGGGGGAGGGGACGTGCTGCGCTCCTACGAGCGGGCCATCGCGCTCTGGCGGTCCGGCCGCATCGACCTCGCCTCGATGATCACCCACCGAGTGGGGCTCGACGGCATCAACGACGCCCTCGACCAGATGCGGACCGGCGAGTCGCTGCGTACCTGCGTCGAGCTCTGA
- a CDS encoding MaoC/PaaZ C-terminal domain-containing protein — MPIDAEKALAAEPRTSRIGWDHKDVQLYHLGIGAGTRPGLADPAVDPGELRYTLESRLQVLPSFATVAGAGTGMAGLASPGIDVDLAAVLHGGQSVRVHRPIPVKGDAVQTSEVAAVYDKGKAAVLVLRTEAADDDGPLWTNDSEIFVRGEGGFGGERGPSGRTPRPATAPDQVVERPVRPDQALLYRLSGDWNPLHADPGFAALAGFDRPILHGLCTYGITLKAVTDTLLDGDASRIRSYRARFAGVVFPGETLRIRMWTATAGNEVRVEVTAAERNDAVVLGDTSVTHS, encoded by the coding sequence ATGCCCATTGATGCCGAGAAAGCTCTCGCCGCCGAACCCCGGACCAGCCGGATCGGCTGGGACCACAAGGACGTCCAGCTCTACCACCTCGGCATCGGCGCGGGCACCCGCCCCGGCCTCGCCGACCCCGCCGTCGACCCCGGCGAACTGCGCTACACGCTGGAGTCCCGGCTCCAGGTGCTGCCCTCCTTCGCCACGGTCGCCGGCGCCGGTACGGGCATGGCGGGGCTCGCCTCGCCCGGCATCGACGTGGACCTCGCCGCCGTCCTGCACGGCGGGCAGAGCGTACGCGTGCACCGGCCGATCCCCGTGAAGGGCGACGCCGTACAGACCTCCGAGGTCGCCGCCGTGTACGACAAGGGCAAGGCGGCCGTGCTGGTGCTGCGGACCGAGGCGGCGGACGACGACGGCCCGCTGTGGACCAACGACTCCGAGATCTTCGTACGCGGCGAGGGCGGCTTCGGCGGTGAGCGGGGTCCGTCCGGACGCACCCCCCGCCCGGCCACCGCCCCCGACCAGGTGGTCGAGCGGCCCGTCCGCCCCGACCAGGCCCTGCTGTACCGGCTGTCCGGCGACTGGAACCCGCTGCACGCAGACCCCGGATTCGCCGCGCTTGCGGGCTTCGACCGGCCGATCCTGCACGGGCTGTGCACGTACGGCATCACGCTCAAGGCCGTCACCGACACCCTGCTCGACGGTGACGCGAGCCGCATCCGCTCCTACCGCGCCCGGTTCGCCGGAGTGGTCTTCCCCGGCGAGACCCTCCGTATCCGGATGTGGACCGCGACCGCCGGGAACGAGGTACGGGTGGAGGTGACGGCCGCGGAGCGGAACGACGCCGTGGTCCTCGGCGACACCTCCGTCACGCACTCCTGA
- a CDS encoding ABC transporter ATP-binding protein codes for MTQTRDDEAAVVFTGVVKTFGRAGRSVRAADGIELTMRRGETVALLGRNGAGKSTAISLLLGLDEPDAGTVRVLGRSPEQAVRAGLVGAMLQDGRPIPRVTVRELVAFVASTYPHPLPVAEALVLAGVTEYADRRIDKLSGGQIQRVRFAVALAGNPELIVLDEPTAALDVEGRRDFWDSMRAYARRGNTVLFSTHYLEEADENADRIVVIDRGRIVADGSGETIKGSAGRNQVSFDLAGRSTEGLELLPGVATVEVTGDRALLHTDDSDATVMELARLGMVRGLQVSVATLETAFLALTAPGGTTLKNEKETV; via the coding sequence ATGACGCAGACAAGGGATGACGAGGCAGCGGTGGTCTTCACCGGGGTGGTGAAGACCTTCGGGCGGGCCGGCCGGAGCGTACGGGCCGCCGACGGGATCGAACTGACGATGAGGCGCGGCGAGACCGTGGCCCTGCTCGGGCGCAACGGCGCGGGCAAGTCCACCGCCATCTCGCTGCTGCTCGGGCTGGACGAGCCGGACGCCGGGACCGTGCGGGTCCTGGGCCGCTCCCCCGAGCAGGCGGTGCGGGCGGGTCTGGTCGGCGCCATGCTCCAGGACGGGCGCCCGATCCCCCGGGTGACCGTGCGTGAGCTGGTCGCCTTCGTCGCCTCCACCTACCCGCACCCGCTGCCGGTCGCCGAGGCGCTGGTCCTGGCCGGGGTCACGGAGTACGCGGACCGGCGCATCGACAAGCTGTCCGGCGGCCAGATCCAGCGCGTCCGGTTCGCCGTCGCGCTGGCCGGCAATCCCGAGCTGATCGTGCTGGACGAGCCGACCGCCGCCCTCGACGTGGAGGGACGGCGCGACTTCTGGGACTCGATGCGGGCCTACGCCCGGCGCGGCAACACCGTGCTCTTCTCCACCCACTACCTGGAGGAGGCCGACGAGAACGCCGACCGGATCGTCGTCATCGACCGGGGCCGGATCGTCGCCGACGGCAGCGGCGAGACCATCAAGGGCTCGGCCGGCCGCAACCAGGTCTCCTTCGACCTCGCGGGCCGCTCCACCGAGGGCCTGGAACTGCTGCCCGGGGTCGCCACCGTCGAGGTGACCGGGGACCGCGCCCTGCTGCACACCGACGACTCGGACGCCACCGTCATGGAGCTGGCCCGGCTCGGCATGGTCCGCGGCCTCCAGGTCTCGGTGGCCACGCTGGAGACCGCCTTCCTCGCCCTCACCGCTCCCGGTGGCACCACGCTCAAGAACGAGAAGGAGACCGTCTGA
- a CDS encoding ABC transporter permease — MFPYILLEIRRTLRDGSFLVFGTGMPVLMYLIFTNIGSGDGADGWRTASMVGMAAYGALGSAMSIGTGVASDKSLGWLQQLRVTPLSPTQAVVGRAVSGSVTVLPVILTVLLAGALVNGVRMAGWQWAVLVLVLWAGALPFTLLGLGNGYRLTPQGTGVVNVACLMGFGVVGGLWFPLELLPGWLGSVGRFTPANRFADLGWATTDGHAPGATTLGVLAVWLLLFGVYARISYRRSARTV; from the coding sequence ATGTTCCCCTACATCCTGCTCGAAATCCGCCGGACCCTGCGCGACGGCTCCTTCCTCGTCTTCGGCACGGGTATGCCGGTCCTGATGTACCTGATCTTCACCAACATCGGCTCCGGCGACGGCGCCGACGGCTGGCGCACCGCCTCCATGGTCGGCATGGCCGCGTACGGCGCGCTCGGCTCGGCCATGTCGATCGGTACGGGTGTCGCCTCCGACAAGTCGCTGGGCTGGCTCCAGCAGTTGCGGGTCACCCCGCTCTCCCCCACGCAGGCGGTGGTGGGCCGTGCCGTCAGCGGCTCGGTGACCGTACTGCCGGTGATCCTCACCGTGCTGCTGGCCGGCGCGCTGGTCAACGGAGTGCGGATGGCGGGCTGGCAGTGGGCCGTGCTGGTGCTGGTGCTGTGGGCCGGCGCGCTGCCCTTCACCCTCCTCGGCCTGGGCAACGGCTACCGCCTGACCCCGCAGGGCACGGGTGTCGTCAACGTCGCCTGCCTGATGGGCTTCGGGGTCGTCGGCGGGCTGTGGTTCCCGCTGGAGCTGCTGCCCGGGTGGCTGGGCTCGGTCGGCCGGTTCACCCCCGCCAACCGGTTCGCCGACCTGGGCTGGGCGACCACCGACGGACACGCGCCGGGCGCGACGACGCTGGGTGTACTCGCCGTGTGGCTGCTGCTGTTCGGCGTGTACGCCCGGATCTCGTACCGTCGGTCCGCCAGGACCGTGTGA